The genomic interval TGTGTTGCTGCACGTCAATCGAGTAGAAATCGAAGACTCTTCATGCTTTGTGATTCTTGTTTAGGTGATACGGTATCTGTTGTGCAAGAGCTCCACAAGAAATATCGACCACATTTGTATGGCAACTGAATAGCCATGAAATTGAGCCAGCGGGTCTCAAATATCCATGCACTTTCATAGCACATGTTTTGAAGTTGAAACTGGGTACTGAGTAATCGAGATATTAAGAATTAATATTGCCTCAGTTCATGTTTATTTGACAGTCAGTCTGGACTTAGTACGAAAAATCAACAAGAAATAAATTGGAGCACTTGAATCGATAAATGGTGATTTAACTTTGGGTATTTGTAGAGCCATTATGTTAGGATGCATTGACAATCATCAATGCACCACCAAGAGAGCAGCGAACTGGTGAGAACACTCGGATGTTACTGCTTTCTGTTCGCTTCGAGCAAAGATGGCAGCCTTCTCTAGTCCCCccaagtaattaattagtaatgtGAATTGGTCGGATGGTAAAGAGCCACAGTGTACAAAGAATCTATCATATTATGTGTACATGCCATGATGGCACTAGACAAGTGCTATTGTCAAGGAACACTACACAATAAAATTTTGCCAGCACAACGACAAAAATAGATAAAGCTATCAGCAACAATGCTTCAAACTCATGGAAATGGTACTGTATTGAATGTGAGTTTGAAGTAAGGTGCCTTCATCGGAAGAAACCAGTACTGTTCGTTGTACCAGAAATAAAACTTATCTTCAACAAATATCTGGAGGGCAGCATCTAGGATGTGTTCTATCCAATGAATAATCGACTGGTGTGTCTGGAAGTCGGCATAGAACTTCATCATGTCATCAGCCAGAGTGGCATTTCCGTTCGGTCCGAATATTTCACTCGCGTTTCCGAGTAAAACCGGAGTGTCGCTGTACAGAGTCATCTTGGTGTAATTGACTGATCGAGAATGGTTGAATTCGGCACCGAGTTTGGCCATCTCCTCGATAGCGTGGATCACGAATGTCGTGCAGTCCCATGATGCCCAGTACAGTGTTCCATTGTCAGGCTGACTGGCCACGTGAAATGTGATATAGTAGATTGCCGTCTCGTTGTCCCATTTCAAGTAGCTTGCAAACTTGTTGAACACAGCTCCGGTCATTTCTCCTATCAACATGAGAGTTCCGTTTGCCGTCCAGTGAACATCATCAATTCCATCGTACAAACACGTCGCTCCTTGATTGCACCAGAGAGGATACGAATCATTTTCGAGAATGTGAGGGAATGTGCAATTGAACAGTTCAAACAGCTCGTACCACTCCAAAGTGTAGTTAAGACCAGTTTTTCTACTTCGAAAACCGAGAGCATCATGGTAGATATTCTATATCGAAAATCGCATAGTCAGTGGACACAAAAGTGATTTCCGTTCGGTGGGCGACacttgttattaattaaacattattttgttaatataCACGAACAGATGAATATACGATACTTGAACACGAGTTATTTTGACTAAAGACGTGTGCAGCCAGCAGGCCTGAGCTTGTACTGCTGCATGCCTTACACCAACTGATCACTTACTATAGCAACGgccacaacagacaaatgtactATAAAGCTCTAAACACTAAACAAATACCATGGTACTAATTGTTACTTCAAcacttccatcttcatcatcacctGTTCTCTATGTCCACAGCTTATAcaaggagagctgtgtgtgtgtgtgtgtgtgtgtgtgtgtgtgtgtgtgtgtgtgtgtgtgtgtgtgtgtgtgtgtgtgtgtgcctgtctgtctgcctgtctctgtctgtctgtctgtcaatggtagtatattttcataaattacAGCCATTACAATGAAATGTAAACTACAGACCACTAATAGTGTTCTCAAAAGTCAAATACATTTCTAATCATATTTCCAAGACTTAAAggacctgtgtgtgtgtgtgtgtgtgtgtgtgtgtgtgtgtgtgtgtgtgtgtgtgtgtgtgtgtgctgtgtgtgtgtgtgtgtgtgtgtgtgtgtgtgtgtgtgctgtgtgtgtgtgctgtgtgtgtgtgtgtgctgtgtgtgtgtgtgtgtgtgtgtgtgtgtgtgtgtgtgtgtgtgtgtgtgtgtgtgtgtgtgcatacaaagATATATgaatttactaacaactaatctAATCTGTCCGTGAGGAGAACGAGATGGTGGGCTAGTTACTATATAACGCTACCGCATGCACACCTCAAGTTGATGAAAGTACTGGGAATGCTGATACTTCGGAGCACAATTAATGAGCATGACTTTATTGGGTTCAAAGTTCAGTAAGACAACCACATGTCGCAGATTACTAAATGATTTCTCTACTCTACTGCACATAAGCAATGAGTAATCACACATAACTCCTTTATCTTGCAAATCAAAACGTCAAAATGTAAGAAAACACTTCCTACTCATCGAAGccctttctgttgttgtcattAAAATCCACAGTGCAAGTAAATACAGTGGCaatcaacagacacacaaacaaaaacatacagacacacaggcacactGCTGTATGCCTCCACTGTGCATGCATAATCAAGACATCAGAAGAATGTCATACAACCAGACAAAACACATTATATGTCATCAATTATGTAACACTTGAGATGCCATATTGCTGCTATGTTGCTGCAACATCTTCCCAACACAGCAACCGCTTTCGGCAAGCACATAGGTAGCAACGGTAGTGGGTTGCACACAAGCCCCTCTGACCTAGGCTCAAGTGTCCACTGGACCTTTCTCCTCTTTGGGGAGACGACAGGCTGAACACTCGAGCCTACTCTGACcagagtgtgtatgtgtgtgtgtgtgtgtgtgtgtgtgcccattTTCAGTCAAACTACATGTTGACAGACACCTAAGACTTCAAGCTGGCTACAAAATTGTTGGGAGTGACGCCAAAATAAAGACTGTAGTTGGCAGGAACGGCTATTAATCCAAGCGAAACTACCTCAAGACCCTAATTGCAGCTGTCAATTAACTAAAATGTTAGAGGCAATGTaggttaataaataaataaatagtgtCCTAATCATCTATACAACGTTGCGAATCTAATGCATTTTAGATAACTTACGAAATGAGCCATTAAGTCTCCTGTGACAAACTCCCACACCGGAGCTTGCAAAGAGTAGATGTCAATCACATCGTCGTCGTGCATTGTAGGAATCGTTCCGTTTGGGTCCCCAGTCGGACAGAAAGGGTACAGTGCCTtgcaataactattagacGTCGGTCTGCTCTTGACCCGTTCATATTCAATCGGAAATTGCAACGACGTTGTAACAGGAAGCAGAAAAAGAAACGAGAGGACGAAGGTCAGGGCCATGTTCTTACAAGAGCCCGGATGTATTGCTGTGAGAATTCTTATTATTACTGTATTATTACTAAAATATTCTTAACCTTATGGAATGTAAGAATTGGTTTAACTCAAGAGGGCAGCAAACAGTagtctgtgcctgtgtgtgtgtgtgtgtgtgtgtgtgtgtgtgtttgttgcctCGATTTTCAGACCTTAGTAGAGCGCGGCCGGTTCCTCGAacatcatcatattctggacGTGTGTTTTCAGTTATCCGTTTTTAaacgcagtccctaccacGTTCTAGATCTAGatatccaagttgtaattgagcacaccaaaaagagcattgtacctcttctctgcttagagtaAGATTGAAAACTGTCCAAAGCCTTGCACatcccgttcatcggacaaaaAACGCCTCGTTCACTGGACAGTGTTTAGatcgcacacacgcatccttcagcctagttacttatatatcgctaatcaacaactctttacctacaaatcgtgttgttaccctgcatgtcagccaagatctgtatgagttacagtcagtcaaacgaccgtggtaacggccccaatcgtcggacacccattttcttgccttcctaccttctcatcaacagctctaggtttcaaataactgcagttgaCTAGAATCAGTTATCTTaaacgccgcagaacgcagaacgCTCCCGTAAACTAAGTGCGTGACggcaattacgagtcattgCTCCCACAACCACGCCCGCACTAGTAGTACGTCTACAAGctgtcgcttgaacgaactagtCGTTCagcaaagaagacgacaaccgaaaccgatgagagggcacGACTGAAGTGTTAAAACGCTTATAATTATCGCAAAGAAAGTCGCTGCCTAGCGTTGACAAGGAGTTGACGTAATgtaattcaactttacctaggagaaCCATGGGTaaaggttctagctgctctgatagtaaacaaagttcctgcgtTCAGTACAGCTGGTTGTGCCAACGATGATGTGCTGCAGCACGCACGTCGTGACTGTGCAAGATCAGgcaatggtagatatcaaactgagataggAACACCTGCACACGTTCTATTCAGAGCCAAACAGCAATTTAGGGgtcttgaaaggaaagcaTGGGCTGTTCgtgtgcgagttgggagagTGTGCTCACCGCAAAGTTCGAGCGTGGACgacgtgaatcgtctgctaGATCCGTGTGCagcaagcctgtgcagttgtgctgcaagacactcaggagttcaaattcttacgctgggaagactagacattACCGGAGAGCTAgcagatgccaacagagtgagcttgtcagcagagaacaTTTAGAAATTTCCGTTAATTAgtaaccgttgctgagtcaatTAAAGGTCAAACAAATTGggggccgtacgatatttccttccaactcctCTCgtgacattattacctgcaggCTGCTGCTGTAAAGAAGAAAAAACGACTGTCTGACGAAtggggcgttacctcgactcaaaTGAGCATGCATTATCTCTTCTGGAGAGTgcaaacggagacagtgatagtgttgttgtgttagctagtcaccaataaacctatctcaggtgcgaagttgcagaattgcctttgcgtttccatgggggaggtcgtgtTCGATGAATGATGGTtgtgtccgatgaacggggtcgcagagaaggatcatgtttaccgtcctagcctagccgtttcaagcctttggaaatcccgcgtctggaatcacagtctttactaatccttcttactctGGGCTTCAACAAAGCTcggtcttacttcgtttacttcttgcacggctgtctgatgattgatggtgtccgataacaggggtGGCGCTCTACAAGTAGTATACTGCTCATGTATGTATCTACAATGGCTCATGAAATGTTCGTGATTGGTGTGGAAAGGATTATCATTCCAAGGCAACTCCATCACTCCAAGGCTGCTCTATCAGCCGTCTGCATCACGTTTCAAGTACACAAAGCGGTGGCAGTCGTCAAGAACAATCAGCCCCGGCTAACAACCCCTTGGTTTGAAAAGTGGCCATGCTTATTTCTTCACTACGTATATACGAAGCCGTTCTCTGCCACATTTACTTAACTGTCTTCCGCATGAAAAGCAGGCTGTGAAAAGATCTGGTGTGTCATGTCATTACATCAAGCAGCAGACTTCGCCCGAAATCTATACTATTGTGATCATACATATAGATTGCAGCAATGCCGATGCaacattttgtttgcatgaGCCATCAACACGGCTTGTACAAATTTGGTAAGGATAGTGGGTAGGTCGAACTTCTGGAACTCTCTGGAACTATAATTATAGATGTGGCAATGTAAATAATATCTCAAGGAACACGGTGTCGCGGGACTGCATCGTGGTCAGGTTACATGTAGATTTGCCCACACCTACCATCCGCTTTCTGCCAATTGTCAACAACTCCATAGTTGGACTTTCCTACATTAGTGTGCTGTTATCATTACGTCATTCCCTAGTGGAGCCACGGGTATATAAGCACACTTGAATTGGATAGTAGTCAGTCAAGAGAGCCAGCGAAAGTAAACGAGATGATGGAACATCAGTGTATCAGCTCAACGATTTTGGTCTCTTTGCTGCTCATAATAGCAGTTACATCAAGTGCAGACACTTCAGCTAACGTAAGAAAGATGGACCATTAGCTACAACAcgcttgattaattaataagttatGTAAGTACGTTGCATTAACATTCCATCCTTGAATTCAGCAATTCGCTGAACATACGACAATAGTAAATCCGTAAAtcgtgattaattaattaagcaattattTGATCACTATCTGCTCTTTTAATAGAAGGGATGTTGTGGTGGAGTCCCAGGCGTGCCTGGCTCTCCTGGATCACCAGGTCCTTTGGGATCTCCTGGAAGAGATGGTAGAGATGGAAGAGATGGAACAATTGGTGAGAAAGGTGGTCGTGGTGAAAGAGGAGAACAAGGAGTAAAAGGGGAGAGTGGAAAATTAGGTCCACAAGGGCCGAAAGGAGACGGGGGCGTGAAAGGAATCAAGGGCGATTTGGGAGTGAAATGAGAAAAGGGAGACGTGACTCAGCAATCAAACTGGAAGCAATGTGTGTGGAAGAGAGAAGATGGCAAAGACACCGGACTCATTCAAGTAACTTTTCATGCCTATACCGCAGTAGTAATGCTACTTGAATTGTATGCTTTTGTTCCATCATTTAGGAATGTCGCTTTAGTAAAAAGCATGGGAATACCGCACTGCACGTGGCATATGCAGGAAATCTGCGTATCAATTGTGCCAGTTGTTGTTCTCGTTGGTTCTTTACATTTAACGACCGAGAATGCACAGGACCCATGACAATCGACGCAGTATATTATACTCGTGCAAGTAACGATATTCATCGTCACAGACAAATTGAGGGTTACTGTGAAAACATTCCAGCAGGTGACGTCAGAGTTGGTTTCCACATTGGCAAATGTAACGATCAGACTTTGGCGGATGGTCATACTGGATGGAACTCCGTATCTCGAATCATGATAGCAGAGATGCCACCAGCCCAACAATAACATCAAATTGTTGTTCTTAAGACTGTTTGATGGATTCGCAAGAAGTGATTGTAATAAGCTTTAGTTATATAGTGTTTAGTGCTATTGTTTACTGCAGATGCGGCTTGAACTTTACCTTTAGACACTCGTAATATGGATTAGGTAACTATTAACAGTGTGGTGAAGTATAACATAAATACACTACAAACTTCAGCTGTATACCGATATGCTAACACACTGTACTTGAGAAATTGCAACGACATTGTAACAGGAAGCCAAAGAAGGAACGTGACCGAAAAAGTCCTGCTAGAAAATCCCggaaaatacaataattaataaattcaatatttaatgattaattaatacaattaatcAATCGCATATCTAAACAGTTACTGTATAACTGTAGTTGTTTCTCAATTAATAAAAGGGTGATTGAGTAACATAAAGATCGAATACTTCATGTGTATACTTCCGACGTAAAGATTGAATATTTCATGTGTATACTTCTGAAATCTGGACATGAAATGTATTCGATCTTTATATCACTCGATCACCCtcttattaaataattaaaaacacACCTATGTGTGTACAGTTTATGTATGATCTATTTTGTACCAGAAAAGTTGGTGACGTGCTATTATAGTGAAAGAACTGCTGTATTTGTTATACGCATACAATATCAGAAATCCACCAAAAAGCAGTGTAGTCTTTAAACTTGGATAGACTTTCGTATGAGTAGTAGTTCTGCATAGTCAGGGCCTGGTGCGCTAAAGTAAACTTATACCAGAAGCCTATTAACTAGATCAGGGCCGTAGAAACCGGTCAGATTGTGGTCAAACCATTTTTCATAAACTGTGCTTCCGACTGTTAAAGATTGCACGAACTTGCTGTTGGAAAATAGGACTTACgatgattaaataactaatatatttacacTTGAAACAAAAGAAAATCGGAGCATTCTAACTTTGACGCTGCTTTGAGGTCATTGCATGCGTAGCCACGTATTACAGAAATTGTTTTACGTAATAACAATTTAGAAAGGAGAAACTGTTTTCTCCTTCAAAGGCAACTGTTCGTCCTGTCAGTTCCAACGACAAAGTTtacaggttcttctgcaacTCCTACAACGTTGATGATTTCGACTCAGACTTTGCTCAGACTTTGCTTATCCAGAATGGTTAAAACCGCCACCTCTTTCTTCTAGTCCCTTCAATGACAATCCAATAACAATGTCTGAAGTCATCTCAATGGTCAAAAAGGCTAGATCTAAATTTATCCCTTCGCCTCTGGATGGAATCGGCTATGTTGTCTACAAAGGATGTCCTCGCTGGCCTGCTCTTTTAGATCTCTTCAACTCTTGTTGGTCTAGTCTATACCTCAGTTGTGGAAGAAGGCAGTAATCAAACTGATTCCATAAAGGCACTGTCACGGATAACCGTTCTGATCTGTCAAACTTTCGACCTATTGCTTTGAATCCTGCTGCTGGCAATTTGTACACCaacatcattaattaaagatagaTAGAGTAAATTCATGATTGAGAATCTTTACTGGCCTACTGACACTCAGAAGACTTTCCTCAGTGGTGTGCCTGGTTGTCTGGGACATCAGTTTCTTCTAATGGAAGCTCTCAAGGATGCTAGGAAGCGGCAGAGATCAATTTGCTGTAGCTGGCTTGACTTTAAAATGCATTAGGAAGTGTCTGTCACAAGCTATTGATTTCACACTCCATCATTATCACGGTTCATCTAAAATTGTATCTATAGTGCAAGACCTATACTCCAATATGTATGGTTTCGTGTTCGTGAATGACACTCTcacaaaattgttttcttATACTATAATAAGAGTATTGGAGTCTTTCAAGGTGACCTGCTTCCTGTTGCGATCTTTAATTCAGTCATTTGCTTGCTATGCAAACTTTTAGCTTCTGACAAAAAAACTTCTGTTCAAATCGGCTGCAGGCTGCCATCTTGCAACGCACGCATAAACAGCCTTATGTTTGCAGACGATCTAACGCCACTTTCAGACAGCCCATCCTCTGGTCAGCAACAGTGTCATTTGGTGCAGAAGTTTCTGAAATGGtcaaaaattgaagcaagagTAGTAAAATGTAGCTAGCCCGCGTTCAGAAGCCGACCATCATCTACCTTTTATAATCCCAAGTTAAAACTCTGTAGGCAAGATATCCCTTTTGCTGGATAAAAGTACAACTTTCCTGGGATTGCCAATTTGATTTATAACTGTTGTCTTGTGATATTAAGTCGAGTATCCTGACGAAGTTGGAAGACCTGTGTGAGAGAGTTGATGCTGCTCCCGTTTTGACAAAGAGCGAACTACAATTGTATCGTAATGGAATTTGTCCTCGTCTgagttgtctgttgtctgtgtgtgatcTCTCACTTACTTGGATTGAGCGCCACGTTGAACCAATTGCAAAACGGTACCTCAAGAAATGGTGTCACCTCGCCAGACCTGCTCATGTATGCCGATTCTATCTGCCTTTCAAGCTTGATGGTTTGAATCTCTCCTCGCTATCTACATCTTTCAAAAATTGTCAAGTGTCACGTTACCATCAACTGTCAAATTCCAAATACGCTCGTGTTCAAAACGTAGCAATGTCTAAGGCTTTAGTACGAACGAAACTCTGAAATTCAACCCTTTCACCTACGTATTTCAAGAGCAATTTAAGTCTTTATAACCATCACAACCACATGTAaattttgtcagtttgtgcaaAGCCAAACGACTAGTACAGAGTGTTGATGATCAGCGACGCTTGGATTTCATCAaagcttgtgttgtacaagGCTCGACACTGCACCTGCAGGTGGATGATGACACTTGGGGTAAGACTGTATTGTCATTCAAAGACAAAACCTCCTCATTCTGTCTTAACGCCATTCAGGATACTCTACCTCATAAAGCAAACTTGCGACTTTGGCAGAAATCTGATTCTTCTGACTGTCCACTTTGCGGCAATTATCAAAGCCATCAGCATGTGCTCAACAACTGCGGGACGGCTTTAACTAGAGAGTGGGAGATAAACCTGGCGTCACAATTCTGCGCTTAAATGCATCTACCTGTTCTTAGATGAACATCTACCAAGATCTTGGGCAATCTCTGTTGACCTTCCAGGCTTACCATATGTACTCCCATCTGTTATTTCCAACTCATCT from Corticium candelabrum chromosome 14, ooCorCand1.1, whole genome shotgun sequence carries:
- the LOC134190283 gene encoding complement C1q tumor necrosis factor-related protein 5-like, which produces MAHEMFVIGVERIIIPRQLHHSKAALSAVCITFQWSHGYISTLELDSSQSREPAKVNEMMEHQCISSTILVSLLLIIAVTSSADTSANKGCCGGVPGVPGSPGSPGPLGSPGRDGRDGRDGTIGEKGGRGERGEQGVKGESGKLGPQGPKGDGGVKGIKGDLGVK
- the LOC134189919 gene encoding ceroid-lipofuscinosis neuronal protein 5-like, translating into MHDDDVIDIYSLQAPVWEFVTGDLMAHFNIYHDALGFRSRKTGLNYTLEWYELFELFNCTFPHILENDSYPLWCNQGATCLYDGIDDVHWTANGTLMLIGEMTGAVFNKFASYLKWDNETAIYYITFHVASQPDNGTLYWASWDCTTFVIHAIEEMAKLGAEFNHSRSVNYTKMTLYSDTPVLLGNASEIFGPNGNATLADDMMKFYADFQTHQSIIHWIEHILDAALQIFVEDKFYFWYNEQYWFLPMKAPYFKLTFNTVPFP